The proteins below come from a single Pseudarthrobacter sp. SSS035 genomic window:
- a CDS encoding UPF0158 family protein, which translates to MARTWLSVTVELLGGRGEELWPWPGRIFAVGPSHTFMDLANAINDAFARWDRSHLSMFTLADGRVITDEETGAEMAGSIGGPIIAPIDFAVAKVARMVEPGAEFQFTYDLGDAWMHRCVVGEVKVDPLEVLGVRPYVPLPYWGWGSIPDQYGRRWAGDDGEGRAPGKPGRPHPMLLHAWPAPVQVPGLDLSELREAIAAADAACFLTTVTGCDIDDALQQVGAGIPMALEQRRQETEPVALSVINRLSRRGGAGDRVLAEDLLAGLRREPLPGRVVPVDLDMLSMVLEGDPDLSIGGYLDLRTGQVYDETATDPMMVGEDAAIEVEEEQERWLRLNRAGSRNGWQDMAAFTERQPDEALRERLERAIEGKGAFYRFRDLIHGQNLNDQWYAFSTDRQMGRAREFLADNGIRVG; encoded by the coding sequence CTCGCCAATGCCATCAACGATGCCTTCGCCCGGTGGGACCGCTCGCACCTGTCAATGTTCACCCTGGCCGACGGCCGGGTAATCACTGACGAGGAGACGGGAGCCGAGATGGCCGGATCGATCGGCGGGCCGATCATTGCACCGATTGACTTTGCTGTTGCCAAGGTTGCCCGGATGGTGGAGCCGGGGGCTGAGTTTCAGTTCACGTACGACCTCGGGGATGCCTGGATGCACCGGTGTGTGGTCGGGGAGGTGAAGGTCGACCCGCTGGAGGTATTGGGTGTCCGGCCTTATGTCCCGTTGCCGTACTGGGGCTGGGGCAGCATCCCGGACCAGTACGGGCGCCGGTGGGCCGGCGACGACGGGGAGGGCCGGGCGCCGGGGAAACCGGGCCGGCCGCACCCGATGCTGCTGCATGCCTGGCCCGCTCCGGTGCAGGTGCCGGGGCTGGACCTGTCCGAGTTGCGTGAAGCCATCGCGGCGGCAGATGCGGCCTGCTTCCTGACCACGGTAACCGGATGCGACATCGATGACGCTCTGCAGCAGGTGGGGGCCGGCATACCAATGGCGCTGGAACAGAGACGCCAGGAGACCGAGCCGGTGGCACTGTCAGTCATCAACCGGCTGAGCCGACGCGGCGGCGCCGGTGACCGGGTGCTGGCCGAGGACCTGCTGGCCGGTCTGCGCCGCGAGCCGCTGCCAGGCCGAGTGGTCCCGGTGGATCTCGACATGCTCAGCATGGTGCTGGAAGGCGATCCCGACCTATCAATCGGTGGCTACCTCGACCTGCGCACTGGGCAGGTGTACGACGAGACCGCCACTGACCCGATGATGGTCGGGGAGGACGCCGCCATCGAAGTGGAGGAGGAGCAGGAGCGCTGGCTTCGACTCAACCGCGCCGGTTCACGGAACGGCTGGCAGGACATGGCAGCCTTCACCGAGCGGCAGCCCGATGAGGCCCTCCGAGAGCGGCTGGAGCGGGCGATCGAGGGCAAAGGCGCCTTCTACCGGTTCCGCGATCTCATCCACGGCCAGAACCTCAACGACCAGTGGTACGCCTTCTCCACCGATCGCCAGATGGGCCGTGCCCGCGAGTTCCTCGCTGACAACGGCATCCGCGTGGGCTGA
- a CDS encoding DUF6308 family protein, protein MTQYLQVGGERIEFKRALAFAARYLANEGGLWAYPAYDSYPGHPGSDVGRADLLAVSLLHAHQRPVATYYSMEALLPVLNARLADPALSGTLADAKQPTLAALARLFGILDDYKPNQVSLTKLSKVLHRKRPELIPLYDENIRVCYMRNGKIPRAKGRSWKDFSMLLLPAIRHDLVNQMDQWLEIAALASGPAITPLRAMDIIGWHLGGQKQEDEVGQGPSNGDNSPAATST, encoded by the coding sequence ATGACGCAGTATTTGCAGGTAGGTGGGGAACGGATCGAGTTCAAGCGGGCTTTGGCCTTTGCCGCACGCTATTTGGCTAACGAGGGAGGGCTGTGGGCCTACCCTGCCTATGATTCTTATCCTGGCCATCCGGGATCTGACGTCGGGCGTGCAGATCTGCTGGCAGTGTCTTTGTTGCATGCCCACCAGAGGCCAGTGGCCACCTACTACAGCATGGAAGCGCTGCTTCCGGTCCTGAACGCGCGGCTTGCAGATCCGGCGCTGAGCGGCACATTGGCCGATGCTAAGCAGCCGACGTTGGCGGCCTTGGCCCGCCTCTTCGGAATCCTTGACGACTACAAGCCGAACCAAGTGAGCTTGACTAAACTCTCGAAGGTTCTCCATCGTAAGAGGCCGGAACTGATTCCGTTGTACGACGAGAACATTCGCGTCTGCTACATGCGGAACGGAAAAATTCCACGCGCGAAAGGCCGTAGCTGGAAGGACTTCTCGATGTTGCTTCTGCCCGCAATCCGTCATGATCTGGTTAACCAGATGGACCAGTGGCTCGAGATAGCAGCGTTGGCTTCGGGCCCGGCTATCACTCCGCTGCGGGCAATGGACATCATTGGGTGGCACCTCGGCGGTCAAAAACAGGAGGATGAGGTGGGCCAAGGTCCCTCGAACGGGGACAACAGCCCAGCCGCTACGTCAACGTAA